A DNA window from Candidatus Protochlamydia naegleriophila contains the following coding sequences:
- a CDS encoding carboxypeptidase M32 gives MEKIQKDFQKLHQLGKHTRVLQGISSLLDWDQETYMPQGSSAIRAEQLKTMAGLIHREKTSKKFANALAKLIDLRTGEVVAKDLTPQQTAAVKEWHRDYVQDTSLPAKFVEDFAKLTSQSIVVWRNAKKSNAFQQFAPFLDKIVSMNRKKADLLGYQEHPYDALIDQFEPDMKTKEVDAVFSKLRDAISPLIKKMAAQPVDDQFLFGKWDQSKQVAFSHKILEAMGYDADKGRVDFSSHPFSSSSHPTDSRITTRIHPNSLMSNIFVILHEGGHALYEMGLPQDSYGTPLGDARSLGVHESQSRWWETRIGLSKPFWKHFLPILKEIFKGQLDTITLDQFYRAINKVEPSFIRVEADEVTYPLHVILRFELEKALIEGSISVRDVPAAWNAKMEEYLGIRPENNAEGCLQDIHWAMGAFGYFPTYTLGNLYAAHLFEAFAKQYPDWEDRVAEGKLDFIKQWLHEKIYQHGRRYTTQELLKQATGHAFSADAYVQYLQSKYGKIYQL, from the coding sequence ATGGAAAAAATTCAAAAAGATTTTCAAAAACTGCACCAGCTTGGCAAACACACACGTGTGCTACAAGGCATTTCATCTCTTCTTGATTGGGATCAAGAAACTTATATGCCGCAAGGTAGTTCCGCTATCCGTGCTGAACAGCTTAAAACAATGGCAGGCTTAATTCATCGCGAAAAAACGAGCAAAAAATTTGCCAATGCATTAGCCAAATTGATCGATCTTCGCACCGGAGAAGTTGTCGCAAAGGATTTAACTCCGCAACAGACGGCAGCCGTTAAAGAATGGCACCGCGATTACGTTCAAGACACCTCTCTTCCTGCAAAATTTGTCGAAGATTTTGCAAAATTAACTTCTCAATCGATTGTCGTTTGGCGCAATGCAAAAAAATCCAACGCCTTTCAACAGTTCGCTCCCTTCTTAGATAAAATCGTGAGCATGAACCGAAAGAAAGCCGATTTACTAGGCTATCAAGAGCACCCATACGATGCATTGATCGATCAATTCGAACCAGATATGAAAACAAAAGAGGTCGATGCAGTTTTTAGCAAGCTGCGTGATGCAATTTCACCGCTGATCAAAAAAATGGCTGCACAGCCAGTCGATGATCAATTTTTATTCGGAAAGTGGGATCAAAGCAAACAAGTTGCCTTTAGCCATAAAATTTTAGAAGCAATGGGATATGATGCCGATAAAGGACGTGTCGACTTTTCCTCCCACCCTTTTTCCTCTTCGAGCCACCCAACCGATAGCCGCATTACAACTCGCATTCACCCAAACTCTTTAATGAGCAACATCTTTGTCATCTTACACGAAGGTGGGCACGCTCTCTACGAAATGGGTCTTCCTCAAGACTCATACGGAACTCCGCTTGGGGACGCTCGTTCTTTAGGGGTGCATGAAAGCCAGTCACGCTGGTGGGAAACGCGCATTGGACTGAGCAAACCTTTTTGGAAACATTTTCTTCCCATTTTAAAAGAGATTTTTAAAGGTCAGCTCGACACCATCACCCTTGATCAATTTTATAGAGCCATCAATAAGGTTGAGCCTTCATTTATTCGCGTAGAAGCCGATGAAGTTACCTATCCCCTTCACGTCATTTTACGCTTTGAACTGGAAAAGGCTTTGATCGAGGGTTCAATCTCTGTAAGAGATGTTCCTGCGGCTTGGAACGCTAAAATGGAAGAGTACTTGGGGATTAGGCCAGAAAACAATGCAGAAGGATGCCTGCAAGATATTCACTGGGCCATGGGGGCCTTTGGCTATTTTCCAACCTACACTCTTGGAAATCTCTATGCAGCCCATCTCTTCGAAGCCTTTGCAAAACAATATCCAGACTGGGAAGATCGAGTTGCAGAAGGTAAACTGGATTTTATTAAGCAATGGCTGCACGAAAAAATCTATCAGCATGGACGACGTTACACGACCCAAGAACTGCTCAAACAAGCAACAGGGCATGCATTCAGTGCTGATGCCTATGTTCAATACCTTCAAAGCAAATATGGCAAAATCTATCAACTGTAG
- a CDS encoding dodecin family protein: MSIAKVIEVISEGKSIEEAIQSAVTEAAKTLHNIKQINVQHIEALIENNKVSKYRVNVKISFVLDTNRQAD; encoded by the coding sequence ATGTCAATTGCTAAAGTAATCGAAGTTATTAGTGAAGGAAAGAGCATTGAAGAAGCAATTCAATCTGCTGTTACAGAAGCTGCCAAAACATTACATAACATCAAGCAAATCAACGTTCAGCACATTGAAGCTCTTATAGAGAACAACAAAGTTTCTAAGTATCGTGTAAATGTTAAAATCAGCTTTGTTCTTGATACTAACCGTCAGGCGGATTAG
- a CDS encoding efflux RND transporter permease subunit — translation MILSDLSVKRPVFITMIMLALVVFGTIAFKELGVDLFPKVDFPVITIVSTLPGADPETIEKSVTEIIEEAVSNISSIKHLRSTSAEGISQIAIEFDLEKNVDIAYQEVQAKLGTVRQELPSDLKDIIIEKFDIDSAPIMAVVISGDQPIQNLSKIAEKTIKDRLQQVQGVGQIKIVGKQDRNIWIYLDPYKLEGLHLSVQDVIQSIRTQHIEFPGGRIETGSHELPVKIKAEFDEAQDLASIVVAYQNGYPIKIADVGRIVDGLEEQRTLARLDEQHAVALIVRRQSGTNTVTVAKEVKKAIEQLKGSLAAQGIKTEIAQDLSVFIEHSIEEIEFHLIFGGALAVVIVFLFLRNFRITLISALAIPISVIATFTLLKWMDFTLNTMTMLALSLSIGILIDDAIVVVENIYRHFRKSNNAEKAAMVGTQEIGLAAFAITMSIVAVFLPVAFMKGLIGRFFYQFGLTVTFAVLISLFVAFTLTPMLSAKFLKISNSNNFLSRWIGNCLHALDNSYESVLTGALRFRKTTLLVAFSLLFLTLYMGQYVRSEFVPLEDRSEFFVKVRTPLGSSLVITDDVLKNVRAKIQGQDWFRYSFTTIGNDSFNKVNEGGIYIKMTDKAARDISQTDAMKWVRDELAGMQNLKISVEPVQAISGGGVRNAAIQLDIKGHDLDKIESIAQSLMTKLEGQEGYVDLDTSYETGKPEIEVLIKRNQAFAMGVAPAVIAQAIKPLIGGTDISKFRADGERYNITVRLQEAFRNKSRDLLNLAVRNDRGNLVKLDHLIDIEEKQGPVQINRYNRFRIISLYSNLRTEQKVLGEAINEITSFIKEIDLPPGYSVQFSGNAESMKESFNNLLFALFLAVIVVYMVLASQFESFVQPFIIMLSVPFSIVGALGILVLTKSTLSIFTIIGIIMLMGLVTKNAILLIDYINTLRVRDGLEIKIAILQAAPTRLHPILMTTLAMVFGMLPIALSNGPGSESRAPMALAIIGGLITSMFLTLIIVPVIYFMMDNTLEWLTKLFTARKRTDIPTNVEPAAH, via the coding sequence GTGATTCTCTCAGATCTCTCTGTTAAACGCCCAGTCTTCATTACCATGATCATGCTTGCGCTCGTTGTATTTGGAACGATCGCCTTTAAAGAGCTGGGTGTGGATTTATTTCCCAAAGTTGATTTTCCAGTTATCACGATTGTTTCAACTCTGCCAGGAGCCGATCCAGAAACAATAGAAAAGTCGGTCACAGAAATCATCGAAGAAGCCGTTTCAAACATAAGTTCGATTAAGCATCTTCGTTCAACAAGCGCCGAAGGAATTTCGCAAATAGCCATCGAATTCGATCTGGAGAAAAACGTCGATATCGCTTATCAGGAAGTCCAGGCTAAACTCGGGACTGTTCGCCAAGAACTTCCAAGCGATCTTAAAGACATCATCATTGAAAAGTTCGACATTGACTCCGCCCCTATCATGGCTGTTGTTATTTCTGGCGACCAGCCTATTCAAAATCTTTCAAAAATTGCTGAAAAAACGATTAAAGACCGCCTCCAACAAGTCCAAGGCGTTGGCCAAATCAAGATTGTTGGAAAACAAGATCGCAATATTTGGATCTATTTGGATCCCTACAAACTAGAAGGCTTGCATCTGTCGGTTCAAGATGTCATTCAATCTATCCGCACTCAACACATCGAATTCCCAGGCGGGCGTATCGAAACAGGCAGCCACGAATTGCCTGTTAAGATCAAAGCCGAATTTGACGAAGCGCAAGATCTGGCCTCTATCGTAGTCGCTTACCAAAATGGTTATCCAATCAAGATCGCCGACGTAGGCAGAATTGTCGATGGACTGGAAGAGCAGCGCACATTAGCCCGTTTAGATGAACAACATGCTGTGGCACTGATCGTGAGAAGACAGTCCGGAACCAATACGGTAACTGTTGCCAAAGAGGTAAAAAAAGCCATTGAGCAGTTAAAAGGAAGCTTAGCCGCTCAAGGCATCAAAACAGAAATTGCCCAAGACTTGTCTGTCTTTATTGAACATTCAATCGAAGAAATTGAGTTTCACTTGATCTTTGGAGGCGCGCTCGCCGTTGTCATCGTTTTCCTATTCTTGAGAAACTTCCGCATTACGCTCATCAGCGCTCTGGCCATTCCCATCAGCGTCATCGCAACCTTTACTCTTTTAAAATGGATGGATTTCACCCTTAATACGATGACGATGCTGGCTCTTTCATTATCGATCGGTATTTTGATTGATGACGCCATCGTGGTCGTTGAAAATATCTACCGCCATTTTAGAAAAAGCAATAATGCAGAAAAGGCTGCGATGGTTGGAACACAGGAGATCGGACTTGCAGCCTTTGCCATTACGATGTCGATCGTTGCGGTATTTTTGCCTGTTGCCTTCATGAAAGGATTGATCGGCCGCTTTTTCTACCAATTTGGCTTGACTGTCACATTTGCTGTCTTGATCAGCCTCTTTGTCGCGTTTACTTTGACGCCTATGCTGTCGGCTAAGTTCCTAAAAATTTCAAACTCTAATAACTTTTTATCGCGCTGGATTGGAAACTGTTTGCATGCTTTAGATAACAGCTATGAGTCTGTTTTAACTGGAGCCCTTCGTTTTCGAAAAACGACTCTGCTCGTTGCATTTAGCCTTCTTTTTTTAACGCTCTATATGGGCCAGTATGTCCGATCAGAATTTGTTCCTTTAGAAGACCGCAGCGAATTCTTCGTCAAGGTTAGAACCCCGCTCGGCTCATCGCTTGTCATAACCGATGACGTTCTGAAAAACGTTCGCGCTAAAATTCAAGGCCAGGATTGGTTTCGCTACAGCTTCACAACCATCGGCAATGACAGCTTCAACAAGGTCAATGAGGGCGGAATCTATATCAAGATGACGGATAAAGCCGCTCGGGATATTAGCCAAACAGATGCCATGAAATGGGTGCGTGATGAGCTTGCGGGCATGCAAAATCTTAAAATCAGCGTCGAACCGGTTCAGGCCATTTCCGGCGGTGGAGTAAGAAATGCTGCCATCCAACTCGACATCAAAGGGCATGACCTCGATAAAATTGAAAGCATTGCTCAGAGTCTTATGACAAAGCTTGAAGGTCAAGAAGGCTATGTTGACCTAGATACCTCTTATGAAACTGGAAAGCCAGAGATCGAGGTTCTCATCAAGCGTAATCAGGCTTTTGCCATGGGAGTAGCCCCGGCTGTTATAGCTCAAGCTATTAAGCCTTTAATTGGAGGAACTGACATCAGCAAGTTCCGAGCTGATGGAGAGCGCTACAACATCACAGTCAGACTGCAAGAGGCATTCAGAAATAAGAGCCGCGATTTGCTAAACCTGGCTGTGCGCAATGACCGAGGCAACTTAGTCAAACTCGATCATTTGATCGATATCGAAGAAAAGCAAGGCCCGGTCCAGATCAACCGCTACAATCGCTTCCGCATTATTTCTCTCTACAGTAATTTGAGAACCGAGCAAAAAGTATTGGGTGAAGCGATCAATGAAATCACTTCATTTATTAAAGAAATCGATCTTCCACCCGGCTATAGCGTTCAGTTTTCTGGTAACGCAGAATCGATGAAAGAGTCTTTTAACAATCTTTTATTTGCTCTCTTTTTGGCTGTCATTGTCGTTTACATGGTTTTAGCCTCTCAATTTGAAAGCTTCGTTCAGCCGTTTATTATCATGCTTTCTGTGCCATTCTCAATCGTAGGAGCTCTCGGCATCTTGGTGCTCACCAAGTCGACTCTTAGCATTTTCACGATCATCGGTATCATCATGTTGATGGGACTCGTAACAAAAAACGCGATCTTGCTAATCGACTACATCAACACATTGCGCGTGAGAGATGGATTAGAGATTAAGATAGCTATTTTGCAGGCTGCACCGACAAGGCTTCATCCGATTTTGATGACAACCCTTGCCATGGTATTTGGAATGCTTCCCATTGCCTTGAGCAATGGACCTGGATCTGAATCTCGCGCACCAATGGCTCTTGCCATTATTGGAGGACTCATCACGTCCATGTTTTTAACATTAATTATCGTGCCTGTCATATATTTTATGATGGACAATACTTTAGAGTGGCTCACAAAATTATTTACAGCGCGCAAACGCACAGACATTCCCACTAATGTAGAGCCTGCAGCGCATTAA
- a CDS encoding bifunctional UDP-N-acetylmuramoyl-tripeptide:D-alanyl-D-alanine ligase/alanine racemase, whose product MDAFDLRLWNGFNQAGGTLSEPAIVDQITIDSRRIGSSHSLFVALKGEKLDGHDYVRQAVQAGAKYAIVSDQWTPPSDLNGLTLLRVKSPLKAFQEIAKAYRLQLPVKIIGVTGSFGKTMVKDLLHTLLATEKKTAASPESFNSQIGVPLSLLTIRKEHEIAIIEAAISQKQEMEALADLIKPDYTILTPIGKKHLATLQDMSTLAQETLKLIWATPEGGWSLLPTEVHSQLSQSTPSFPIYFWDEACQKLPHATSFQTDVTVPAHYQLSFPDHSVYQGRMSAAYTYYLNLINMSSKAAWLSGISASNIQQVFQTYQPEPTRTEIWKVPTGATFINDTYCSDPQSVDLALRHFDYAADSQRKIVVFGGMRGEPMHANSDYRSIGKTLAKAHLRHLLLFGTKPFKPLIEEMEKNSSETEILAFESEKEVLEHLQNHIQSQDLILLKGEKKFPLDRLTEAFNESQNHNQCIINLAAIKNNLDMIQAKLPSQTRIMVMVKALAYGTDDVRMAKFLASYGIDILGVSYVDEAVCLKRAGISQSIFSISAAIYEVAKVVKWSLEVGVSDKDFILALGKEAKRQAKQIKVHLHINTGMGRFGCRQEEALELAKTILSQPNLILEGIMTHFACADDPQEDAFTNEQIRSFDSTIATLKEHGITAPWVHAANSSGAIRFSTPQYNMVRIGLASYGLYVSESVKASLDLRLALSLTSRIVGINVCKQGETVSYGRRYRVEQEAQKIAVLPIGYFDGLHRNYSGKAHVLIRGKKAPMIGNICMDYMMVDVTGIPDIAIGDKVLIFGEDECGQYLSPEELASSGDSIVHELITCLGPRIQRIFVYEEGRQIR is encoded by the coding sequence ATGGATGCATTTGACCTACGTCTTTGGAATGGGTTTAACCAAGCAGGAGGTACTCTTTCTGAGCCTGCCATTGTTGATCAAATTACGATTGATTCCAGGAGAATCGGCTCTTCCCACTCATTATTTGTTGCCTTGAAAGGGGAAAAACTGGATGGACATGACTATGTTCGCCAAGCAGTGCAGGCAGGGGCTAAATATGCCATTGTATCTGATCAATGGACTCCTCCTTCTGATTTAAATGGGCTCACTTTGCTACGCGTTAAAAGCCCACTAAAAGCCTTTCAAGAAATTGCTAAAGCCTATCGGTTGCAGCTTCCCGTTAAAATCATTGGCGTCACAGGTTCTTTTGGTAAAACCATGGTCAAAGACCTGCTTCACACTCTATTGGCAACAGAGAAAAAAACAGCCGCTTCGCCGGAGAGTTTTAACAGCCAGATCGGGGTTCCGTTGAGCCTTTTAACAATCCGAAAAGAGCACGAAATCGCTATCATCGAAGCGGCCATTTCTCAAAAGCAGGAAATGGAAGCACTAGCCGATTTGATTAAGCCAGACTACACCATTTTAACCCCAATTGGCAAAAAGCATTTAGCAACCCTCCAAGACATGTCAACGTTGGCTCAAGAAACGCTCAAACTCATTTGGGCAACGCCTGAAGGAGGATGGTCGCTTCTTCCAACAGAAGTTCATTCGCAGCTTTCCCAATCAACCCCTTCTTTTCCCATTTATTTTTGGGATGAAGCCTGTCAAAAATTGCCGCATGCAACCTCTTTTCAAACAGATGTAACAGTTCCAGCACACTACCAACTATCCTTCCCCGATCACTCTGTTTACCAGGGGCGTATGTCTGCGGCTTATACTTACTACCTAAATCTCATCAACATGTCTTCAAAGGCTGCCTGGTTAAGTGGAATTTCCGCTAGCAACATTCAACAAGTCTTCCAAACGTATCAACCAGAGCCTACACGGACAGAAATCTGGAAGGTTCCAACTGGTGCCACTTTCATCAATGATACCTATTGTTCTGATCCCCAATCTGTCGATTTAGCTTTAAGGCATTTTGATTATGCGGCCGATTCTCAAAGAAAAATCGTTGTCTTCGGTGGAATGCGCGGAGAGCCGATGCATGCGAACAGCGACTACCGGAGCATTGGTAAAACATTAGCCAAGGCCCATCTCCGCCACCTTCTTCTCTTCGGAACTAAGCCTTTCAAGCCTCTCATCGAAGAAATGGAAAAAAACTCATCGGAAACCGAGATCTTAGCCTTTGAATCTGAAAAAGAAGTGCTCGAACACCTCCAAAATCACATTCAATCCCAAGATTTAATCTTGCTCAAAGGTGAGAAAAAATTCCCCTTAGATCGATTGACTGAAGCATTCAACGAAAGCCAAAATCACAACCAATGTATTATCAATTTAGCTGCCATCAAAAATAACCTCGACATGATTCAAGCAAAGCTTCCCTCTCAAACGAGAATAATGGTGATGGTTAAGGCGCTAGCCTATGGAACGGACGATGTGAGAATGGCCAAATTTTTAGCATCGTACGGCATCGATATTCTGGGTGTCTCTTATGTTGACGAAGCGGTTTGTTTAAAGCGAGCGGGCATCAGCCAATCCATTTTTTCCATCAGCGCAGCCATCTACGAGGTAGCCAAAGTAGTTAAGTGGAGCTTAGAAGTTGGCGTCAGCGATAAAGATTTCATTTTAGCTTTGGGAAAAGAGGCAAAAAGGCAAGCAAAACAGATAAAAGTTCACCTGCACATCAATACGGGTATGGGCCGGTTTGGCTGTCGGCAGGAAGAAGCTTTGGAGCTAGCTAAAACAATTTTATCTCAACCCAATTTGATTTTAGAAGGCATCATGACTCACTTTGCCTGTGCGGATGATCCACAGGAAGATGCTTTTACCAATGAACAAATTCGCAGCTTTGACTCTACCATTGCAACATTAAAGGAGCATGGTATCACAGCGCCGTGGGTACATGCCGCCAACTCGAGCGGAGCCATCCGCTTTTCTACTCCTCAGTATAATATGGTCCGCATTGGGCTTGCCTCCTATGGACTCTATGTATCGGAATCGGTAAAAGCTTCCTTAGATCTGCGCTTGGCTCTTTCACTAACTTCTCGCATTGTGGGAATTAATGTCTGCAAACAGGGTGAAACAGTGAGTTACGGCAGGCGCTATAGAGTCGAGCAAGAAGCTCAAAAGATCGCGGTCCTGCCCATCGGCTATTTTGATGGCTTGCATCGCAATTATAGTGGGAAGGCCCATGTTTTGATCAGAGGAAAAAAAGCTCCCATGATAGGCAATATCTGCATGGACTACATGATGGTGGATGTGACTGGCATCCCAGACATTGCCATTGGCGATAAGGTTTTAATTTTTGGTGAAGATGAGTGCGGCCAATACCTATCACCTGAGGAATTAGCCTCAAGCGGTGATTCGATTGTTCATGAACTTATCACCTGCTTAGGTCCCCGCATACAACGTATTTTTGTTTATGAAGAAGGACGGCAAATCAGATAG
- a CDS encoding leucine-rich repeat domain-containing protein, with protein MPFNMPVDFSHSSNQATFTSDAFSGSAARYSQSQTLYNLFPTQTLSDVRLSFENETPSFTAQQLPSSLSEENGTTKGMIKSSESFRGTNIKALLKIEAGVANIFSFAGRPFSSLGLLRKEKGAAIEQAVFCEMYLALKATKYSNSVLATICNEAENQYPGQDASGNKLSVDWKARMKLITQCITKEMKQVGGFEKLQEISKLYTCTYAPGKLALLSELIEERKNLDVIDFFKCLPLQGNAAYDEFINDEEQRPYESIKERVFMQAFLIREWMASHSNLLATVSELELTPQNRENSSLISDRINCSLGCKDYGLTTLPEEIRYLTNLTSLTIVGHPIRVLPDAFYQLSSLENLTIMCTDLEDIGNIGRLTNLGWIALNNNKLTSLPGEMAALTKLYRLSVLDNPLKSWPTFLSNLPRLAGFHLSGSLSKQPIPTELEKGYKFSYEFDSGRVVANPSEEEKEQVTCITGYKKNY; from the coding sequence ATGCCTTTTAATATGCCTGTCGATTTTTCTCATTCTTCCAATCAAGCAACGTTTACATCTGATGCATTTTCTGGTTCAGCTGCTAGATACTCTCAGAGCCAAACGCTTTACAATTTGTTTCCGACTCAGACCTTGAGTGATGTGAGACTGTCATTTGAAAACGAAACACCTTCTTTCACAGCGCAACAATTACCATCTTCTTTGTCTGAAGAAAATGGGACAACCAAGGGGATGATTAAATCCTCAGAGTCTTTTAGGGGGACCAATATTAAAGCGCTCTTGAAGATCGAGGCGGGAGTTGCGAATATTTTTTCCTTTGCAGGACGTCCTTTTAGTTCTTTGGGACTGCTTCGCAAAGAAAAAGGAGCGGCCATTGAGCAGGCTGTTTTCTGTGAAATGTATTTAGCGCTAAAAGCTACAAAATACAGTAATTCTGTTTTGGCAACTATTTGCAATGAGGCAGAAAACCAATATCCAGGCCAGGATGCAAGTGGAAATAAGCTTAGCGTCGACTGGAAGGCCAGAATGAAGCTAATCACTCAATGTATAACTAAAGAGATGAAACAAGTCGGAGGCTTTGAGAAATTACAGGAAATAAGCAAGCTTTACACTTGTACCTATGCTCCTGGAAAGCTAGCCTTACTCTCCGAACTGATTGAAGAAAGAAAAAACCTAGATGTCATTGATTTCTTCAAATGCTTACCATTGCAAGGAAATGCTGCTTATGACGAGTTTATCAATGACGAAGAACAGAGGCCTTATGAAAGTATAAAGGAAAGAGTATTTATGCAAGCATTTCTCATAAGAGAGTGGATGGCATCTCATTCCAATTTATTAGCTACTGTATCAGAGCTTGAACTGACACCTCAAAATAGAGAAAATAGTTCATTGATCAGTGACCGTATTAACTGCTCTTTAGGATGCAAAGACTATGGGTTAACAACTCTTCCTGAGGAAATTAGGTATCTTACTAATCTAACTAGTCTTACTATAGTAGGACATCCAATTCGTGTCTTACCGGATGCTTTTTATCAATTATCAAGCTTAGAAAATTTAACTATTATGTGCACCGACTTAGAAGATATTGGCAATATCGGCCGTTTAACTAATTTAGGCTGGATCGCGCTTAACAACAATAAATTGACTTCATTGCCTGGGGAAATGGCAGCGCTTACAAAACTGTATCGTCTTTCGGTTCTTGACAACCCACTTAAAAGTTGGCCCACTTTCTTGTCCAACCTCCCCCGATTGGCGGGTTTTCATTTGTCTGGTTCCCTTAGCAAGCAGCCAATACCAACAGAATTAGAGAAAGGGTACAAGTTTAGTTACGAATTCGATTCAGGACGAGTTGTTGCGAACCCTTCAGAAGAAGAGAAAGAGCAGGTGACTTGCATTACAGGATATAAAAAAAATTACTGA
- a CDS encoding alpha/beta hydrolase translates to MLEKNRALPARQGNLDPIVYRGMTVNQLTEAYDDYRTIPNLDFLLKENRERAQAVKARLNPIQDLSYGSETIQKLDIYAPQDAKKIPVIISIHGGGWIAGSKSPWAIPAEILLANDIISVSIDYGLAPQYRMEEIITHVRYAIAWVYRNIDQYGGDPKRLYIYGISAGAHLASCALMPSWHKDFDLPQNVIKGLVAMSGIYDLCTLVHASHADSQKALQMTLEESLRDSPLYHLPKLPIPAIIAHGEKEPLILYHLEASHYAQKLHNAGCEVSLIEVPGANHFDMINELTNTEGEVFRAVMKMVRYL, encoded by the coding sequence ATGTTAGAGAAAAATAGGGCTCTTCCTGCACGGCAGGGAAATCTGGATCCAATCGTCTATAGAGGAATGACAGTCAATCAGTTGACAGAAGCCTATGACGATTATAGGACTATTCCTAACTTGGATTTTTTGCTGAAGGAAAACCGAGAGCGTGCTCAAGCTGTAAAAGCCAGGTTGAATCCCATTCAGGATCTCTCTTATGGCTCTGAAACAATTCAAAAATTAGATATCTATGCGCCGCAGGATGCTAAAAAGATACCCGTAATCATTAGTATTCATGGAGGAGGCTGGATTGCGGGGAGCAAAAGTCCTTGGGCTATTCCTGCAGAAATTTTGCTAGCAAATGATATCATCTCTGTGTCTATTGACTATGGACTTGCGCCTCAATACCGGATGGAGGAAATCATTACGCATGTCCGTTATGCCATTGCGTGGGTATATAGAAATATTGATCAATACGGAGGTGACCCGAAACGCCTCTATATTTATGGGATATCGGCTGGTGCACATCTTGCAAGCTGTGCTCTTATGCCAAGTTGGCACAAAGATTTTGATCTTCCACAGAATGTCATCAAAGGATTGGTTGCGATGTCTGGCATTTATGACTTATGCACACTTGTGCATGCTTCTCATGCAGACTCACAAAAGGCACTACAAATGACATTGGAAGAGTCATTGCGTGACAGTCCGCTCTATCATCTTCCGAAACTGCCAATTCCAGCCATTATTGCACATGGTGAGAAAGAGCCTTTGATACTATATCACCTTGAAGCCAGTCATTACGCCCAAAAGCTACACAATGCAGGCTGTGAGGTATCTTTGATTGAAGTGCCTGGCGCTAACCATTTTGATATGATCAATGAGCTTACCAATACTGAAGGGGAAGTATTTAGAGCTGTTATGAAAATGGTTCGTTACCTATAG